One region of Paracoccus sp. SMMA_5_TC genomic DNA includes:
- a CDS encoding succinylglutamate desuccinylase/aspartoacylase family protein yields the protein MRERNFSFDGRGAGSRHQVTTLAFGQPGARPHVHVQGGLHADEGPGMMVARLLADRLAEAEAAGQIRGAVTVVPFANPLGLGQVLHGDHSGRFDLYDGRNFNRDYPDLTEAAAENLQGRLGQDAAANAALVRQALRQALSGLRPVGPADVLRHHLMGQALDADVVLDLHCDGEAALHLYTQPQAWPAMQPLAALTGCVAVLLAEVSGGNPFDEALSHPWAALAARFPDHPIPYGCASCTLELRGRADVSRRLGAQDADAIFRYLQHLGVIAGTTEVPEATCQPTPLSGSEALIAPVAGLLSYCVDPGTWVGTGQVVAEITDLESGAVCAVTASTSGVFYARPATRIAEVGKRLGKIAGTVPFRDGPLLSP from the coding sequence ATGCGTGAACGCAATTTCAGCTTTGACGGGCGCGGCGCCGGCAGCCGTCATCAGGTGACAACGCTGGCCTTTGGCCAACCCGGTGCGCGGCCGCATGTGCATGTGCAGGGTGGACTGCATGCCGATGAGGGGCCGGGGATGATGGTGGCGCGTCTGCTGGCCGACCGGCTGGCCGAGGCCGAGGCCGCCGGTCAGATCCGGGGGGCGGTGACCGTGGTGCCCTTTGCCAATCCGCTTGGGCTGGGGCAGGTGCTGCATGGCGATCATTCCGGGCGCTTCGACCTTTACGACGGGCGAAATTTCAATCGCGACTATCCCGACCTGACCGAGGCCGCCGCCGAAAACCTGCAAGGTCGACTGGGGCAGGACGCGGCAGCGAATGCGGCGCTGGTCCGACAGGCATTGCGGCAGGCGCTTTCCGGGCTACGCCCGGTTGGTCCGGCCGATGTGCTGCGCCATCACCTGATGGGCCAGGCGCTGGATGCGGATGTGGTGCTGGACCTGCATTGCGATGGCGAGGCGGCATTGCATCTTTATACCCAGCCGCAGGCCTGGCCCGCGATGCAGCCGCTGGCAGCCCTGACCGGCTGCGTGGCCGTGCTGCTGGCCGAGGTGTCGGGCGGCAACCCCTTTGACGAGGCGCTGAGCCATCCCTGGGCTGCGCTGGCCGCGCGCTTTCCCGACCACCCGATCCCCTATGGCTGTGCCAGCTGCACGCTGGAACTGCGTGGTCGCGCCGATGTGTCGCGCCGGCTTGGCGCTCAGGATGCCGATGCGATCTTTCGCTATCTGCAACATCTGGGAGTGATCGCGGGCACGACCGAGGTGCCCGAAGCGACTTGCCAGCCCACGCCCCTGTCGGGGTCCGAGGCGCTGATTGCCCCCGTCGCCGGCCTGCTGTCCTATTGCGTCGACCCGGGCACATGGGTCGGCACCGGACAGGTGGTCGCCGAAATCACCGATCTGGAAAGCGGCGCGGTCTGCGCCGTCACCGCCTCGACCTCGGGTGTGTTCTATGCACGCCCCGCCACCCGCATCGCCGAAGTCGGCAAACGACTGGGCAAGATTGCCGGAACCGTCCCGTTTCGCGACGGCCCGCTGCTGAGCCCCTGA
- a CDS encoding ABC transporter permease codes for MINWSIVIEMLPDFLRGMQMTLILLVTAAVSGLVLAVPLAMARASVRPWARWPVFGFTYVIRGTPLLVQLFVIYYGLPQFAAIRESALWPLLRDPWFCAWLAFTLNTAGYTTEIFAGAIRTTPAGEIEAARAMGLTRLQVLRDIFWPGAWRRALPQYGNEIVQLMHATALASTVTIVEILRVGRDVYTNYLVLPESFGMAAVFYLLLTLILTRLFRLLERHYLRHLDPRASATPAVATTQEPAHA; via the coding sequence ATGATCAACTGGTCGATCGTGATCGAGATGCTGCCCGACTTCTTGCGCGGCATGCAGATGACACTGATCCTGCTGGTCACCGCGGCAGTTTCCGGCCTTGTGCTGGCAGTGCCACTGGCGATGGCGCGGGCTTCGGTGCGGCCCTGGGCGCGCTGGCCGGTGTTCGGCTTTACCTATGTCATCCGCGGCACGCCGTTGCTGGTGCAGCTGTTCGTGATCTATTACGGTTTGCCGCAGTTCGCCGCCATCCGCGAAAGCGCGCTTTGGCCGCTGCTGCGCGATCCCTGGTTCTGTGCCTGGCTTGCATTCACGCTGAATACGGCGGGTTACACCACCGAAATCTTTGCCGGCGCCATCCGCACCACACCGGCCGGGGAAATCGAGGCTGCCCGGGCCATGGGACTGACCCGCCTGCAGGTGCTGCGCGACATTTTCTGGCCGGGTGCCTGGCGGCGCGCGCTGCCGCAATACGGTAACGAGATCGTGCAGCTGATGCATGCCACCGCCCTGGCCAGCACCGTGACCATTGTCGAAATCCTGCGCGTCGGCCGCGACGTCTATACCAATTATCTGGTGCTGCCGGAAAGCTTTGGCATGGCCGCCGTGTTCTATCTGTTGCTGACCCTGATCCTGACCCGGCTGTTCCGGTTGCTGGAGCGTCACTACCTGCGCCACCTGGACCCCCGGGCCAGCGCCACACCCGCCGTTGCAACCACACAGGAGCCCGCGCATGCGTGA
- a CDS encoding ABC transporter permease, which translates to MFQGYLPMILDGLRVTLSVAGVSLAIASLFGMLGATAKLSHSPLLRAVAETYTTVVRSLPDLLLMLIVFYGGQILLNRLTMAQGWPQIDVNAFVAGTLTLGFVFGAYLTETFRGAILAVPRGQIEAGLACGLKRRQVLFDILLPQMVRHAIPGFTNNWLVMLKATALVSIIGLDDMVHRASLASAATREPFTFYALIGAIYLAVTTVSILGLGLVERRFSRGVRQEAVR; encoded by the coding sequence ATGTTTCAGGGCTATCTGCCCATGATCCTGGACGGGCTGCGCGTCACCCTGTCGGTGGCCGGCGTGTCGCTGGCCATTGCCAGCCTGTTCGGGATGCTGGGCGCGACCGCCAAGCTGTCGCATTCGCCACTGCTGCGCGCAGTGGCCGAAACCTATACCACCGTCGTGCGTTCGCTGCCCGATCTGCTCTTGATGCTGATCGTGTTCTATGGTGGTCAGATCCTGTTGAACCGCCTGACCATGGCGCAGGGCTGGCCGCAGATCGACGTCAATGCCTTTGTCGCCGGCACGTTGACGCTGGGCTTTGTCTTTGGCGCCTATCTGACCGAAACCTTTCGCGGCGCCATCCTGGCGGTCCCGCGCGGCCAGATCGAGGCAGGCCTGGCCTGCGGGCTGAAGCGGCGACAGGTGCTGTTCGACATCCTGCTGCCGCAGATGGTGCGCCATGCCATTCCCGGCTTTACCAACAACTGGCTGGTGATGCTGAAGGCCACGGCGCTGGTCTCGATCATCGGGCTGGATGACATGGTGCATCGCGCCTCGCTGGCCTCGGCGGCGACGCGCGAACCCTTTACCTTCTACGCGCTGATCGGGGCCATCTATCTGGCGGTGACCACCGTTTCGATCCTGGGGCTGGGTCTGGTCGAGCGGCGATTTTCCCGAGGCGTCCGGCAGGAGGCGGTGCGATGA
- a CDS encoding transporter substrate-binding domain-containing protein, giving the protein MRLSVISLAVAACLAGQAVMAEDLVKIGVEGNYPPFSQVAADGKLSGFDIDIANALCAKMAVKCELVQQEWDGMIPALNARKFDMIVASMTITDKRKEVVDFSDPYYDVPSRFVAREGSFAGYSPQELAGKTIIVLRNSPRAEYLAANYPDSKLLQVDREPAVYMELAAGRGDIAFGSSVVSAEAFLKQPEGKGYAQVGEPITLTDSVDGGVGIAIRKGEAELAGKVNKALAEIMQDGSYAKMASNYFDFDITPAHARN; this is encoded by the coding sequence ATGCGTCTCAGCGTGATTTCGCTGGCCGTGGCGGCATGTCTTGCCGGCCAGGCCGTGATGGCCGAGGATCTGGTGAAGATCGGTGTCGAGGGGAACTACCCGCCCTTCAGCCAGGTTGCGGCCGATGGCAAGCTCAGCGGCTTTGACATCGACATCGCCAATGCGCTTTGCGCCAAGATGGCGGTCAAGTGCGAACTGGTGCAGCAGGAATGGGACGGGATGATCCCCGCGCTGAATGCACGCAAGTTCGACATGATCGTGGCGTCGATGACCATCACCGACAAGCGCAAGGAGGTGGTCGATTTTTCCGATCCCTATTATGACGTTCCCTCGCGTTTCGTGGCCCGCGAGGGTTCTTTCGCAGGCTACAGCCCGCAGGAACTGGCTGGCAAGACCATCATCGTGCTGCGCAACAGCCCGCGCGCGGAATATCTGGCCGCCAATTATCCCGACAGCAAGCTGCTGCAGGTCGACCGCGAACCCGCCGTCTACATGGAACTGGCGGCCGGGCGCGGCGACATCGCCTTCGGTTCGTCGGTGGTCTCGGCCGAGGCGTTCCTGAAGCAACCCGAGGGCAAGGGCTATGCACAAGTGGGCGAGCCGATCACCCTGACCGACAGCGTCGATGGCGGCGTGGGCATCGCCATCCGCAAGGGCGAGGCCGAGCTGGCGGGCAAGGTCAACAAGGCGCTGGCCGAAATCATGCAGGACGGCAGCTACGCCAAGATGGCCTCGAATTACTTCGATTTCGACATCACCCCGGCACACGCCCGCAACTGA
- a CDS encoding MurR/RpiR family transcriptional regulator produces MKIDQSTQISSWGAGAARRFADSPLGQQVVARLQQGSRSQRSLSDFILRDPVFVATHGIEDVARVSGISTSTISRYVRDLQLTGYGEFRAGVAETVHALIAPVAKLESRMTESAAAQAPAEQSLAAALHQLQGLTDGQTIAALRAVAGQLRDARQVWILGFGLSAHLAAMLALGLQPYRDGIFNVVEFGGTEVAAGRLMSCGPGDVLLAISFPRYSSDITDLARAGQSMGADLVVLTDSPASPLAQLGGQLLLAPAQHPYLSSSSLPGLAMIEALLSEFLLSDPAHIERAGRLAALLSSYLDPVRGPAG; encoded by the coding sequence ATGAAAATTGACCAGTCAACACAAATTTCGTCTTGGGGGGCCGGCGCAGCGCGCCGCTTTGCCGATTCCCCCCTGGGTCAGCAGGTGGTCGCGCGGCTGCAGCAGGGATCGCGGTCGCAACGCAGCCTGTCCGATTTCATCCTGCGCGATCCGGTATTTGTCGCGACACATGGCATCGAGGATGTGGCGCGTGTTTCGGGCATATCGACCAGCACCATCAGCCGCTATGTGCGCGACCTGCAACTGACAGGCTATGGCGAATTTCGGGCCGGAGTCGCCGAAACCGTGCATGCGCTGATCGCGCCGGTCGCCAAGCTGGAAAGCCGGATGACCGAATCGGCAGCGGCCCAGGCTCCGGCCGAACAGTCGCTGGCGGCGGCACTGCACCAGTTGCAGGGATTGACCGACGGGCAGACGATCGCGGCGCTGCGGGCTGTCGCGGGCCAGTTGCGCGATGCGCGTCAGGTCTGGATCCTGGGTTTTGGCCTGTCCGCGCATCTGGCGGCGATGCTGGCGCTGGGTCTGCAACCCTATCGCGACGGCATCTTCAACGTGGTCGAATTCGGCGGCACCGAGGTCGCCGCCGGAAGGCTGATGTCCTGCGGGCCCGGCGATGTGCTTCTGGCCATCTCTTTCCCGCGCTATTCCAGCGACATCACCGACCTGGCCCGCGCGGGGCAGAGCATGGGCGCCGATCTGGTTGTGCTGACGGATTCCCCGGCATCGCCACTGGCACAGTTGGGCGGTCAACTGTTGCTGGCACCCGCCCAGCACCCTTATCTGTCGTCATCGAGCCTTCCGGGGCTTGCCATGATCGAGGCGCTGCTGTCCGAGTTCCTGTTGTCGGACCCCGCGCATATCGAGCGCGCCGGCCGGCTGGCGGCGCTGCTCTCATCCTATCTGGACCCGGTGCGCGGACCCGCCGGCTAG
- a CDS encoding AMP-binding protein, translating into MSDAQPDMTAPRDGLSHVRGADHPPLQELTIPQLLARTVAAHGDRLAAVFCDSGQRLSYRQLSAEVDRIAAGLLALGITTGDRVGIWSPNRLEWLLVQFATARIGAILVNINPAYRLSELEYALAKVGCRAIIAASRFKSSDYAGMLRELLPELGQGGAWPTPRFPHLEHVILMQDDPGPGMLSFAALAAAGQPEHHAALDAITDSLSPHDPINIQFTSGTTGRPKGATLSHFNIVNNGSLVTDRIALTQDDVLVIPVPLYHCFGMVMGVLGAVSKGAAMIFPGEAFDPAQTLAAIEAERATALYGVPTMFVAMLQELDQNPRDLSSLRTGIMAGAPCPIEVMRRVNRDMHMHEVTICYGMTETSPVSFQSFADDPTEKRCETVGRIHPHLEVRIVDAQGQTVPVGTAGEIWTRGYSVMAGYWQDPEATVGAISDGWMHTGDLGVLDEQGFCSIVGRVKDMIIRGGENIYPREIEEFLIGHPQVRDVQVFGIPDQRFGEEVCAWIVARSGEQPDPESLRAYCQGRIAHFKIPRHFRIVPELPMTITGKPQKFVMRDQMVQMLRDEGTLPGA; encoded by the coding sequence ATGAGCGATGCGCAACCCGACATGACCGCGCCGCGGGACGGCCTGTCCCATGTGCGCGGCGCGGATCACCCGCCGTTGCAGGAACTGACGATCCCGCAACTGCTGGCGCGGACGGTCGCAGCACACGGGGACCGGCTGGCGGCGGTATTCTGCGACAGCGGTCAACGGTTGAGCTATCGGCAGTTGTCGGCCGAGGTCGACCGCATCGCCGCCGGCCTTCTGGCCCTGGGCATCACCACGGGCGATCGAGTCGGGATCTGGTCGCCCAACCGGCTGGAATGGCTGCTGGTGCAATTTGCCACGGCACGCATCGGCGCCATTCTGGTCAACATCAACCCCGCCTATCGTCTGTCAGAACTGGAATATGCGCTGGCCAAGGTCGGGTGTCGCGCGATCATCGCCGCCAGCCGGTTCAAGAGTTCGGACTATGCCGGCATGCTGCGCGAACTGCTGCCGGAACTGGGGCAGGGCGGCGCATGGCCCACCCCGCGCTTTCCGCATCTGGAGCATGTGATTCTGATGCAGGACGACCCGGGGCCTGGAATGCTGTCCTTTGCCGCGCTGGCGGCGGCGGGGCAGCCAGAACACCATGCGGCGCTGGACGCCATCACCGACAGCCTGTCGCCGCACGATCCCATCAACATCCAGTTCACCTCTGGCACCACCGGCCGGCCCAAGGGGGCGACGCTGTCGCATTTCAACATCGTCAACAACGGAAGCCTGGTCACCGACCGCATCGCGCTGACCCAAGATGATGTGCTGGTGATTCCGGTGCCGCTTTACCATTGCTTCGGCATGGTGATGGGGGTGCTGGGCGCGGTCAGCAAGGGTGCGGCGATGATCTTCCCGGGCGAGGCATTCGACCCCGCCCAGACCCTTGCCGCGATCGAGGCCGAACGGGCCACCGCGCTTTACGGCGTGCCCACGATGTTCGTGGCCATGTTGCAGGAACTGGACCAGAACCCCCGCGACCTGTCCAGCCTGCGCACCGGCATCATGGCCGGCGCGCCTTGCCCGATCGAGGTGATGCGGCGGGTCAACCGCGACATGCACATGCACGAGGTCACGATCTGTTACGGCATGACCGAGACATCTCCGGTATCCTTCCAGAGCTTTGCCGACGATCCCACGGAAAAGCGCTGCGAGACCGTGGGCCGTATCCATCCCCACCTTGAGGTGCGGATCGTCGATGCCCAAGGCCAGACGGTTCCGGTCGGCACGGCGGGGGAAATCTGGACCCGCGGCTATTCGGTCATGGCCGGCTATTGGCAGGATCCCGAGGCCACCGTCGGCGCCATCAGCGATGGCTGGATGCACACCGGCGATCTGGGGGTGCTGGATGAACAAGGCTTCTGCTCGATCGTCGGGCGCGTCAAGGACATGATCATCCGCGGCGGCGAAAACATCTATCCCCGCGAGATCGAGGAGTTCCTGATCGGCCATCCGCAGGTGCGCGACGTTCAGGTGTTCGGCATTCCCGATCAGCGCTTCGGCGAAGAGGTCTGTGCCTGGATCGTTGCCCGCAGCGGCGAACAACCCGATCCCGAAAGCCTGCGCGCCTATTGCCAGGGGCGCATCGCCCATTTCAAGATCCCGCGACATTTCCGCATCGTGCCGGAATTGCCCATGACCATCACCGGCAAGCCGCAGAAATTCGTGATGCGCGACCAGATGGTGCAGATGCTGCGCGACGAGGGCACCCTGCCGGGGGCCTAG
- a CDS encoding aldehyde dehydrogenase family protein — MDYRMLIDGQLVSADRMVEVVNPATEEVFARVPHATAADLDAAVAAAARAQRDWAQTTMAERRARIEALAAAIGEQAEDLARTITQEQGKPLPEAMGEVQWSQGYLAHTATLELPDRVIQDDDQFRIETRHKPLGVVGAIIAWNFPLLLACWKIGPALMAGNALVLKPAPTTPVAALKLGEICARILPAGLVNILTDQNDLGPLMTNHPGIAKIGFTGSSETGKRIMASAASTMKRVTLEMGGNDPAIVLPDVDVRKTAEKIYGGAFMNAGQVCLAVKRAYVHDAIYDEFCDALAEIAAAAVVDDGLKQGTTIGPIQNKAQYEKVKDFLEDARRNGRIIAGGTAPEGKGYFIPPTIVRDVTDGHKIVDEEQFGPILPVIRFDDIDEVIARANASDYGLGGSVHSADVDKAAEIAGRIESGTIWVNQQLNIGPHIPMAGFKGSGLGVEQSVEGLTEYTQIQVINIARG; from the coding sequence ATGGATTACAGGATGCTGATTGACGGGCAACTGGTTTCGGCCGACCGTATGGTCGAGGTCGTGAACCCGGCCACAGAAGAGGTCTTTGCCCGGGTTCCCCACGCCACCGCGGCCGATCTGGATGCGGCGGTCGCCGCGGCCGCACGCGCGCAGCGCGACTGGGCGCAGACCACGATGGCCGAGCGCCGCGCGCGGATCGAGGCGCTGGCTGCCGCCATCGGCGAACAGGCCGAGGATCTGGCCCGCACCATCACCCAGGAACAGGGCAAGCCCCTGCCAGAAGCCATGGGTGAGGTGCAGTGGAGCCAGGGCTATCTGGCCCATACCGCCACGCTGGAATTGCCCGATCGTGTCATTCAGGATGACGACCAGTTCCGCATCGAAACCCGGCACAAGCCGTTGGGCGTGGTCGGGGCAATCATTGCGTGGAACTTTCCGCTGCTGCTGGCATGCTGGAAGATCGGGCCGGCGTTGATGGCCGGTAACGCGCTGGTGCTGAAGCCCGCGCCCACCACGCCGGTCGCGGCCTTGAAGCTGGGCGAGATCTGCGCCCGGATCCTGCCGGCGGGGTTGGTCAACATCCTGACCGATCAGAACGACCTGGGGCCGCTGATGACCAACCACCCCGGCATTGCCAAGATCGGCTTTACAGGCTCGTCCGAAACCGGCAAGCGCATCATGGCCAGCGCCGCCAGCACCATGAAGCGGGTGACGCTGGAAATGGGCGGCAACGACCCTGCCATCGTTCTGCCCGATGTCGATGTGCGCAAGACCGCCGAAAAGATCTATGGCGGCGCTTTCATGAATGCCGGTCAGGTCTGCCTGGCGGTCAAGCGCGCCTATGTTCATGACGCGATCTATGACGAATTCTGCGATGCTCTGGCCGAAATCGCTGCTGCCGCGGTGGTCGATGACGGTCTGAAGCAGGGAACGACCATCGGACCCATCCAGAACAAGGCGCAATACGAAAAGGTCAAGGATTTCCTTGAGGATGCACGTCGCAATGGCCGCATCATCGCCGGCGGAACCGCGCCCGAAGGCAAGGGTTACTTCATTCCCCCGACCATTGTCCGGGACGTGACCGATGGCCACAAGATCGTCGACGAGGAGCAGTTCGGCCCGATCCTGCCGGTGATCCGCTTTGACGACATCGACGAGGTGATTGCGCGGGCCAATGCCTCGGACTACGGGCTGGGCGGATCGGTGCATTCCGCGGATGTGGACAAGGCGGCCGAGATTGCCGGGCGCATTGAATCGGGCACGATCTGGGTGAACCAGCAGCTCAACATCGGGCCGCACATCCCGATGGCGGGGTTCAAGGGTTCGGGCCTGGGCGTTGAGCAATCGGTCGAGGGCTTGACGGAATACACGCAAATCCAGGTAATCAACATCGCACGCGGTTGA
- a CDS encoding helix-turn-helix domain-containing protein — protein MMCFDEWNACILANCGQYHGRPIRAQRGAIGDFRLRQRHGVDIAEIRCRIERIDRQRAGIRQDDREYLFLLMQRSGETLVTHNGRQEMLAPGDCLLMDSMREAELNFQGRDSAMTSVHLPRALCLEGRGALPLIGHRLAASHPLAVSLAALISEGPEDEGLRIAGDYVFDFVAMVFRPQNRPGGAAAFRDRDGRFRLACDTIETHLSDPDFSIERLAALVNMSRRQLQRDFSDHGTTFTHFLAERRSRLIADHLRRAAALGRRPVIAELAFRAGFSDLSHFNRVFRHHYGMTPCDYYATHGPLC, from the coding sequence ATGATGTGTTTTGACGAATGGAACGCCTGCATCCTTGCCAACTGCGGCCAGTATCACGGCCGGCCGATCCGCGCGCAGCGCGGCGCCATCGGTGATTTTCGGCTGCGACAGCGCCATGGGGTCGATATCGCGGAAATCCGTTGCAGGATCGAGCGTATCGATCGTCAGCGGGCCGGGATCCGCCAGGATGATCGTGAATATCTGTTCCTGCTGATGCAACGCAGCGGTGAAACCTTGGTCACGCATAATGGTCGGCAGGAAATGCTGGCGCCTGGCGATTGCCTGCTGATGGATTCCATGCGCGAGGCCGAACTGAACTTTCAGGGGCGCGATTCGGCGATGACATCTGTGCATCTGCCCCGCGCCCTGTGTCTGGAAGGACGCGGCGCCCTGCCGTTGATCGGCCACCGTCTGGCGGCCAGTCATCCGCTTGCCGTCAGCCTTGCTGCCCTGATTTCCGAGGGGCCTGAGGACGAAGGCCTTCGCATCGCCGGCGACTATGTGTTCGACTTTGTGGCGATGGTATTCCGTCCTCAGAACCGGCCCGGTGGTGCGGCAGCCTTCCGCGACCGCGACGGGCGGTTTCGATTGGCCTGCGACACGATCGAGACCCATCTGTCCGATCCCGATTTTTCGATCGAGCGGCTGGCAGCCCTGGTCAACATGTCACGACGGCAATTGCAGCGCGATTTTTCCGATCATGGCACCACCTTCACCCATTTCCTGGCTGAACGTCGCAGCCGGCTGATTGCCGACCATCTGCGCCGCGCCGCCGCATTGGGGCGAAGGCCGGTGATTGCCGAACTGGCCTTTCGGGCCGGATTCAGCGACCTTTCGCATTTCAACCGGGTCTTTCGTCACCACTATGGCATGACCCCTTGCGATTATTACGCCACCCACGGCCCTCTGTGCTGA
- a CDS encoding cyclase family protein: MTQQQTLADLATALASGQIRVVDCTAVLGPQTPTLKLPPELADDTPPVEIHPISHYDKRGPFWAWNWLKLGEHTGTHFDAPQHWITGRDYADGATDTIDPAHFIAAVNVIDCSTEAAGNPDFLLTREAVEAWEEKHGAIGAGEWVLMRTDWDRRNHDADSFLNADETGPHTPGPTVDCIEYLLSRGILGWGTQCIGTDAGMAGGFQPPFPAHHLLHQNNRYGLASLVNLDQLPPKGAILIAAPLKIQNGTGSPIRALALVPAT, encoded by the coding sequence TTGACACAACAGCAGACCTTGGCGGATCTCGCCACCGCGCTGGCAAGCGGCCAGATTCGCGTCGTCGACTGCACCGCCGTCCTGGGGCCGCAGACCCCGACCTTGAAGCTGCCGCCCGAACTGGCGGATGACACGCCGCCGGTGGAAATTCACCCCATCTCGCATTATGACAAGCGCGGGCCTTTCTGGGCTTGGAACTGGCTGAAACTGGGCGAACATACCGGGACGCATTTCGATGCGCCGCAACACTGGATTACCGGCCGTGACTACGCCGATGGCGCAACCGATACCATCGACCCGGCCCATTTCATCGCAGCCGTCAATGTCATCGATTGCAGCACCGAAGCCGCCGGAAACCCCGATTTCCTGCTCACCCGCGAAGCAGTCGAGGCATGGGAGGAAAAGCATGGTGCGATAGGCGCCGGCGAATGGGTGCTGATGCGAACCGACTGGGACCGGCGCAATCACGACGCGGACAGCTTCCTGAACGCCGATGAGACCGGCCCGCACACGCCGGGGCCAACGGTGGATTGCATCGAATACCTTCTGTCACGGGGCATCCTGGGCTGGGGCACGCAATGTATCGGCACCGACGCCGGCATGGCGGGCGGATTCCAGCCGCCTTTCCCGGCCCACCACCTGCTGCATCAGAACAACCGCTATGGTCTTGCCAGCCTTGTCAATCTGGACCAGCTGCCACCGAAGGGGGCGATCCTGATTGCCGCCCCGCTGAAGATCCAGAACGGCACCGGCTCTCCGATCCGCGCCTTGGCACTGGTTCCAGCCACGTGA
- a CDS encoding MarR family winged helix-turn-helix transcriptional regulator codes for MNRITARYNRAVEEELRDTGVSVIQMRVLAVLIEHGPQSVNNLSVLTVIKQSTLSRALDQMEAAGLIRRRIDDADSRIRIIHAASAGRELHRRVWPEMERMQAAMLKDLSSDEQRLLNHLLTRVLQTIRHHDF; via the coding sequence ATGAACCGGATCACGGCCCGCTACAACCGCGCGGTCGAGGAAGAATTGCGTGATACCGGGGTGTCGGTGATCCAGATGCGGGTGTTGGCGGTGCTGATCGAGCACGGTCCGCAATCGGTGAACAACCTGTCCGTCCTGACGGTCATCAAGCAATCAACCCTGTCGCGCGCACTGGACCAGATGGAGGCTGCCGGCCTGATCCGACGCCGCATTGACGATGCCGACAGCCGCATCCGCATCATCCATGCCGCATCTGCCGGGCGGGAGCTGCATCGTCGTGTCTGGCCTGAAATGGAACGGATGCAGGCGGCAATGCTGAAGGATCTGTCCAGCGATGAGCAAAGGCTGCTGAATCATCTGTTGACCCGGGTGCTGCAGACCATCCGGCATCATGATTTCTAG